A window of the Myxocyprinus asiaticus isolate MX2 ecotype Aquarium Trade chromosome 11, UBuf_Myxa_2, whole genome shotgun sequence genome harbors these coding sequences:
- the LOC127447721 gene encoding N-arachidonyl glycine receptor-like, producing the protein MMISWTSETVRQTIMDNNTSLPITMEGRVPQVYRTFSLVFYCIIFIIGSVVNLTALWVFALTTKRQNSITIYMINVALVDLVFILLLPFRIVYYSQDYWPFGDVFCRVNAALTVLYPCLALWLFTLISTDRYVAIVQPRHTKELKSVRKALLSCAGVWIMSLGSTAPLVLLEEDPDSISNYTTCIKMHDIIYLRRDNPIHFARLVFFFLVPVCIMVGCYIIIVENLIHGRTSKLKPKVKQKSIRIIITLIIQVLVCFVPFHVCLVSLLLEIGVQGYNTWGAFTTFLMNTSTVLDIILFYIVSKQFQDRVISVILYRNYLRSVRRKSRHANSIRSLNNLTSAMI; encoded by the exons ATGATGATCTCATGGACCTCTGAGACAG TCAGGCAAACCATTATGGACAATAACACATCTTTGCCCATCACCATGGAGGGCCGTGTTCCCCAAGTGTATCGGACTTTTAGCCTTGTCTTTTACTGCATTATCTTCATCATCGGCTCAGTGGTCAACCTTACAGCCCTCTGGGTCTTTGCCTTGACCACAAAAAGACAGAACTCTATCACGATTTACATGATCAATGTTGCTTTAGTGGACTTGGTGTTCATCTTACTGCTTCCCTTTCGAATAGTCTACTACAGTCAGGACTACTGGCCATTTGGGGATGTGTTCTGCAGAGTTAATGCTGCACTGACTGTGCTCTATCCCTGCCTTGCCTTATGGCTGTTCACCCTGATCAGCACTGATCGCTACGTTGCCATCGTGCAACCGAGACACACCAAAGAACTGAAGAGTGTCCGTAAAGCCTTGCTGTCTTGTGCAGGGGTCTGGATCATGAGTCTGGGCAGCACTGCTCCTCTCGTTCTCCTGGAAGAAGATCCAGACAGCATCTCAAACTATACCACTTGCATCAAGATGCATGACATTATCTACTTGCGCCGCGACAATCCCATCCACTTTGCACGTCTTGTCTTCTTTTTCTTGGTGCCAGTATGCATTATGGTGGGCTGTTACATTATCATCGTGGAAAACCTAATCCATGGACGCACGTCTAAACTGAAGCCCAAAGTCAAGCAGAAGTCAATCAGGATCATTATCACATTGATCATCCAAGTGCTGGTGTGCTTCGTGCCTTTCCATGTCTGTTTAGTTTCCCTGCTGTTGGAGATCGGTGTGCAAGGATACAACACCTGGGGGGCCTTCACCACCTTCTTAATGAACACGAGTACAGTGCTGGACATCATACTCTTCTATATTGTATCCAAGCAGTTCCAGGATCGTGTGATCAGCGTGATCCTGTACAGGAACTACCTGAGAAGTGTCCGCAGGAAAAGCCGCCATGCCAATAGCATACGCTCGCTCAACAACCTGACCAGTGCCATGATATGA